Proteins from a single region of Sneathiella aquimaris:
- the dnaG gene encoding DNA primase, which yields MAFPPHFLEEIKARVGLSDLVGRRTKLTKKGREYSGLCPFHNEKSPSFTVNEEKGFYHCFGCGAHGDHVEFVKQTEGVSFPEAIERLADLAGLQMPAQDPHEKQQQQKSATLHEVMDLAAKWFSAQLSSQAGTAARAYLERRKVSDQAVSQFGIGFAPSARTALKEALLARGVTENLMMEAGLIIQPDDGRPSYDRFRDRLMFPIGDRQGRVIAFGGRALGDAPAKYLNSPDTPLFHKGHILYNMASARRKAFDAGNVIVAEGYMDVIALAEAGFEQAVAPLGTAVTEDQLRILWKMAPEPIMCLDGDAAGWRAAQRASERALPLLMPGKSLRFALLPEGVDPDDLIKSEGPRAMADILNKALPLSELLWKKELEGHAVKTPEQKAAFERSLMSLCDQMEDQTVRDYYIKHFKDRLWRWSREQSFQQKGSYSAGKKPERFGRFANQKNKFGKNQVAETPIAKSTKMGRREELLLITVVNHPEILESYFDEFAAIQLFSADLDRLHNAIIEIATSESDLDYDRMKHHLTKRSLFSVVEKFSKDTSGSLDWFAEKEAALEDATQGWLHLVARYERVKLEQDLKVAQKNLEQDVTRENLDRLKLAQKALQEAEGNEADLDGFGVASGRNTGF from the coding sequence ATGGCTTTTCCACCACATTTTCTGGAGGAAATAAAAGCGCGTGTCGGTTTATCGGACCTTGTCGGCCGACGCACAAAGCTGACCAAAAAGGGGCGGGAATATTCTGGCCTCTGTCCCTTTCACAATGAAAAATCCCCTTCTTTTACAGTGAACGAAGAAAAAGGCTTCTACCATTGCTTTGGCTGTGGGGCCCATGGGGATCATGTTGAATTCGTCAAGCAGACCGAGGGCGTCTCTTTTCCTGAAGCGATCGAAAGACTCGCCGATCTGGCTGGTTTGCAAATGCCGGCGCAGGATCCGCATGAAAAGCAGCAGCAGCAAAAGTCGGCGACACTCCACGAGGTAATGGATCTTGCTGCGAAATGGTTTTCCGCTCAGCTCTCCTCACAGGCAGGGACGGCCGCCCGCGCCTATCTGGAACGCCGTAAGGTTTCTGATCAGGCGGTTAGTCAGTTTGGCATTGGGTTCGCCCCATCAGCAAGAACTGCCCTGAAAGAAGCGTTGCTTGCCCGCGGGGTTACTGAAAATCTGATGATGGAGGCCGGGCTTATCATTCAGCCTGATGATGGCCGTCCCTCATACGATCGGTTCAGAGATCGATTGATGTTTCCAATTGGCGACCGGCAGGGCCGTGTCATTGCTTTCGGGGGGCGAGCGCTGGGCGATGCGCCAGCAAAATATCTGAACTCACCGGATACGCCACTTTTTCATAAGGGACATATTCTCTATAATATGGCGTCTGCACGGCGCAAAGCATTTGATGCGGGGAATGTCATCGTGGCCGAAGGGTATATGGATGTCATTGCGTTGGCAGAGGCTGGCTTTGAGCAGGCTGTGGCCCCTCTCGGGACAGCGGTAACCGAGGATCAGCTTCGCATTTTATGGAAGATGGCTCCTGAGCCTATTATGTGTCTCGATGGGGATGCCGCTGGTTGGAGAGCCGCGCAACGGGCCTCGGAACGGGCGTTGCCTCTGTTAATGCCGGGCAAATCCCTGCGATTTGCGTTGCTGCCGGAAGGTGTGGACCCAGATGATTTGATAAAGTCTGAAGGGCCGCGGGCGATGGCTGATATCCTAAACAAAGCGCTACCGCTTTCTGAATTGCTATGGAAAAAAGAGCTGGAAGGGCATGCTGTTAAAACGCCCGAGCAAAAGGCTGCCTTTGAACGATCTCTTATGTCTTTATGCGATCAGATGGAAGACCAGACTGTTCGCGATTATTATATAAAGCACTTTAAGGATCGTTTGTGGCGTTGGAGCCGCGAGCAGTCGTTTCAGCAAAAGGGGTCTTATTCGGCAGGCAAAAAACCGGAGCGATTCGGGAGATTCGCGAATCAAAAGAATAAATTTGGAAAAAACCAGGTCGCGGAAACCCCGATTGCCAAGTCGACAAAGATGGGTCGTCGGGAAGAACTGTTGCTGATAACAGTCGTTAACCACCCGGAAATACTGGAAAGTTACTTTGATGAATTCGCCGCGATTCAACTTTTTTCAGCTGATCTTGACAGGCTCCATAATGCAATCATAGAAATTGCAACTTCCGAATCAGATCTTGACTACGATAGAATGAAGCACCACTTAACCAAACGTAGTCTTTTTAGCGTGGTGGAGAAGTTTAGTAAGGACACATCTGGGAGCCTGGACTGGTTCGCAGAGAAAGAGGCTGCTTTAGAAGATGCTACACAGGGTTGGTTGCATTTGGTGGCACGATACGAGCGCGTGAAGTTAGAGCAGGATCTGAAGGTAGCGCAAAAGAATTTAGAACAGGATGTGACACGCGAAAATCTCGACCGTTTGAAGCTTGCGCAAAAAGCTCTGCAGGAAGCAGAGGGAAATGAAGCGGATCTTGATGGTTTTGGAGTGGCATCTGGCCGGAATACCGGATTTTGA
- a CDS encoding GatB/YqeY domain-containing protein has product MLRTRLKDSLKEAMKSKDKRKVSTLRLILATLKDRDIAGREKGSEDGIGEDEILQMLTTMVRQRRESVKAYEEGGRIDLATSEQEEIEIISEYLPKQFGEDETKKAVEETIAEIGAVGLKDMGKTMGALKAKYAGRMDFSKANAFVKAALGA; this is encoded by the coding sequence ATGTTACGCACCAGATTGAAAGACTCTTTAAAAGAGGCAATGAAATCAAAGGATAAGCGGAAAGTTTCCACTTTGCGTTTGATTTTGGCTACCCTCAAAGACAGGGATATCGCAGGCCGGGAGAAGGGATCTGAAGATGGAATCGGCGAAGATGAGATTCTCCAGATGCTGACCACTATGGTCCGTCAGCGCCGCGAGTCCGTCAAAGCCTACGAAGAAGGCGGCAGAATTGATCTGGCGACTTCTGAGCAGGAGGAAATCGAGATCATCTCCGAATATCTGCCTAAGCAGTTTGGCGAAGATGAGACAAAAAAAGCAGTTGAAGAAACCATCGCCGAAATTGGCGCTGTTGGACTTAAGGATATGGGTAAAACCATGGGTGCCTTAAAAGCCAAATATGCAGGTCGCATGGATTTCTCGAAAGCCAATGCATTTGTAAAAGCGGCGCTGGGGGCGTAA
- the carA gene encoding glutamine-hydrolyzing carbamoyl-phosphate synthase small subunit, with protein MSKSINITQLHAERTPTALLVLGDGTIFHGFGIGQTGETIGEVCFNTSITGYQESLTDPSFAGQLITFTFPHIGNVGFNEEDIETAGVAAGGLIIRADITDPANWRAVGDLDDWLKARGLTGIAGIDTRRLTHVIRESGAPNGIIAFDPEGKFDIEALKKKAAEWPGLEGMDLAKEVSCKESYTWTETNWTMNDGFGKQQSPKRHIVAVDYGVKRNILRCLASLGCSITVVPASATFADIMAHNPDGIFLANGPGDPAATGKYAVPVIKDCIESGIPTFGICLGHQMLALAVGAQTVKMMQGHRGANQPVKDLTTGKVEITSQNHGFVVKRESLPVGVTETHKSLFDGVVEGISLDGKPVFSVQYHPEASPGPQDSHYLFQRFVDMVDAHA; from the coding sequence ATGTCTAAATCGATTAATATTACACAATTGCATGCAGAGCGGACGCCGACGGCCCTGCTCGTGCTCGGTGACGGCACCATATTCCATGGCTTTGGAATTGGACAAACTGGCGAAACGATCGGAGAGGTTTGCTTTAACACCTCCATTACAGGTTATCAGGAAAGCCTGACAGACCCATCGTTTGCCGGACAATTGATTACCTTTACATTCCCTCATATCGGGAATGTCGGGTTTAACGAGGAAGATATCGAAACCGCAGGTGTTGCAGCAGGCGGATTGATAATCCGGGCAGATATTACAGACCCAGCAAACTGGCGCGCTGTTGGCGACCTTGACGATTGGTTGAAAGCGCGGGGGCTGACGGGCATTGCCGGTATCGACACTCGCCGCCTCACTCACGTCATTCGAGAAAGCGGCGCCCCGAACGGTATCATCGCTTTTGATCCTGAAGGCAAATTTGATATTGAAGCCCTTAAGAAAAAGGCGGCTGAATGGCCCGGCCTTGAAGGAATGGATCTTGCCAAGGAAGTTTCCTGCAAAGAAAGCTATACCTGGACCGAGACCAACTGGACTATGAACGACGGCTTTGGCAAACAGCAATCCCCTAAACGGCATATTGTCGCTGTGGATTATGGTGTGAAACGGAATATTCTGAGATGCCTCGCCTCACTTGGTTGTTCAATTACGGTTGTTCCGGCATCAGCGACCTTTGCGGATATCATGGCGCATAACCCTGACGGCATTTTTCTGGCAAATGGGCCGGGGGATCCTGCAGCGACAGGAAAATATGCTGTACCAGTTATTAAAGACTGCATCGAAAGCGGCATTCCCACCTTTGGTATTTGTCTAGGCCACCAAATGCTTGCCTTGGCGGTCGGGGCACAGACGGTAAAAATGATGCAGGGGCACCGCGGCGCCAACCAGCCGGTAAAGGATCTCACCACTGGGAAGGTGGAAATAACATCGCAGAACCATGGCTTCGTGGTGAAACGCGAAAGTCTGCCTGTCGGAGTAACCGAAACCCATAAGTCTTTGTTTGACGGTGTCGTTGAAGGGATCTCTCTTGATGGCAAACCTGTCTTCTCTGTCCAGTACCATCCGGAAGCAAGTCCCGGACCGCAGGACAGCCATTACCTTTTCCAACGCTTTGTAGATATGGTGGACGCACATGCCTAA
- the carB gene encoding carbamoyl-phosphate synthase large subunit yields MPKRTDIQSIMIIGAGPIIIGQACEFDYSGTQACKALKEEGYRVILVNSNPATIMTDPGLADATYVEPITPEVVEKILEKEKPDALLPTMGGQTALNTALALAESGALDRLNVQLIGANREAISKAEDRDKFRTAMMKIGLDMPISAVAHSLEEAWTVLEEVKLPCIIRPSFTMGGTGGGIAYNREEFETIIASGLDASPTTEVLVEESIVGWKEYEMEVVRDQADNCIIICSIENVDPMGVHTGDSITVAPALTLTDKEYQIMRNASLAVLREIGVETGGSNVQFAVNPENGRLIIIEMNPRVSRSSALASKATGFPIAKIAAKLAVGYTLDELDNDITGSTPASFEPTIDYVVTKIPRFTFEKFQGAEAILGTAMKSVGEAMAVGRTFQESLQKALRSLETGLTGLNETDIGNDKQGIMNVLAKSTPDRLLNIAQAFRAGLTFEEIKASSKFEPWFLSQIESLVLAEEAVREKGLPTNKGGLLTLKKMGFSDARLAEISGKTAEEVSALRATLDVQPVYKKIDTCAGEFTSQTPYLYSTFEGNEWDPAVCEAMPTDRKKVIILGGGPNRIGQGIEFDYCCVHAAYAMEDAGYESIMVNCNPETVSTDYDTSDRLYFEPLTIEDTLAIIRKEQSNGSLHGVIVQFGGQTPLKLAAGLEAAGVPILGTSPDAIDLAEDRERFQQLLHKLGLVQPENGIARSVEEAFEAAHKIGYPVVVRPSYVLGGRAMEIVRSDDALNRYMTEAVQVSGENPVLIDGYLQNAIEVDVDCLCDGKDVYVAGIMEHIEEAGIHSGDSACALPPYTLSEDTIAEIRKQSESLAIALNVVGLMNVQFAVKEGTVYILEVNPRASRTVPFVAKSINYPIAKIAARIMAGETLASFNLEEKTLDHVTVKEAVFPFARFPGVDVILGPEMRSTGEVMGIDKDFASAFLKSQMAAGVVLPTSGNVFISVKDLDKPLVKDVALKLVELGFSLVSTAGTAAYFEENGIDVSRINKVMEGRPNIVDFMKNGEIAMVINTTEGVQALKDSYDIRHTALVMKTPYSTTIAGARASAMAIEKIKSGTLEVNPLQSYS; encoded by the coding sequence ATGCCTAAACGTACCGATATCCAGTCCATTATGATCATTGGTGCCGGACCGATTATTATCGGTCAGGCCTGTGAGTTTGATTATTCGGGAACACAAGCCTGCAAGGCGCTTAAAGAAGAAGGGTACCGGGTTATTCTGGTCAACTCCAATCCAGCCACGATCATGACAGACCCTGGTCTGGCCGACGCGACCTATGTCGAGCCGATTACCCCTGAGGTTGTCGAGAAAATTCTGGAAAAAGAAAAACCAGACGCCCTTCTGCCAACAATGGGCGGACAAACGGCCCTGAATACAGCGCTTGCCCTAGCCGAGAGTGGCGCGCTTGATCGTCTCAACGTTCAGCTGATTGGCGCCAACCGCGAAGCTATTTCAAAAGCAGAAGACCGGGATAAATTCCGGACTGCCATGATGAAAATTGGCCTCGACATGCCGATAAGTGCGGTTGCACACAGTCTTGAAGAAGCGTGGACCGTTCTTGAGGAAGTTAAACTTCCCTGCATTATTCGCCCTTCCTTTACGATGGGTGGCACAGGGGGCGGTATCGCTTATAACCGTGAAGAATTTGAAACAATTATAGCTTCTGGTCTGGACGCGTCTCCAACAACGGAAGTGCTGGTCGAAGAAAGCATTGTTGGCTGGAAAGAATATGAAATGGAAGTTGTGCGCGATCAGGCGGACAATTGTATCATTATCTGTTCCATTGAAAATGTTGACCCAATGGGCGTTCATACGGGAGACTCCATTACAGTTGCGCCAGCCCTGACGCTGACGGACAAAGAATACCAGATCATGCGGAACGCATCTTTGGCAGTCCTTCGGGAAATCGGTGTTGAAACAGGCGGGTCAAACGTTCAATTTGCCGTAAACCCTGAAAATGGACGCCTGATTATTATCGAAATGAACCCAAGGGTGTCTCGTTCCAGTGCTCTGGCGTCAAAAGCAACAGGCTTTCCGATCGCCAAAATCGCGGCAAAGCTGGCTGTTGGCTACACGCTGGATGAACTCGACAATGATATCACGGGGTCCACGCCTGCGTCTTTCGAACCAACGATCGACTATGTCGTTACCAAAATCCCGCGCTTTACATTCGAAAAATTCCAAGGCGCGGAAGCCATTCTTGGCACTGCGATGAAGTCGGTGGGCGAAGCCATGGCGGTTGGACGCACATTTCAGGAATCCTTGCAAAAAGCCCTTCGCTCGCTTGAAACCGGCTTAACCGGCCTGAACGAGACTGACATTGGCAACGACAAACAAGGCATCATGAACGTGCTGGCCAAAAGCACACCTGATCGGCTTCTGAATATTGCGCAGGCCTTCCGGGCCGGCCTGACATTTGAAGAGATCAAAGCGTCCAGCAAGTTTGAACCCTGGTTTCTCTCACAAATTGAAAGCCTGGTTCTTGCTGAGGAAGCGGTTCGTGAAAAAGGTCTTCCGACCAACAAGGGCGGATTGCTGACCCTTAAAAAAATGGGCTTTTCGGACGCGCGCCTTGCTGAAATTTCAGGAAAAACCGCGGAAGAAGTCAGCGCCTTACGCGCTACCCTCGACGTCCAGCCGGTCTACAAGAAAATCGACACCTGTGCAGGTGAATTTACCTCACAAACCCCCTATTTATATTCCACTTTTGAAGGAAATGAATGGGATCCGGCGGTCTGTGAAGCAATGCCAACCGACCGGAAGAAAGTCATCATTCTGGGCGGCGGCCCAAACCGGATTGGTCAGGGGATTGAATTTGACTATTGTTGCGTTCATGCAGCGTATGCCATGGAAGACGCTGGTTACGAATCCATTATGGTCAATTGCAATCCGGAAACCGTGTCCACTGACTATGACACATCAGATCGATTGTATTTCGAGCCTTTGACGATCGAAGATACCCTTGCGATTATCAGAAAAGAGCAAAGCAACGGAAGTCTGCACGGTGTTATCGTGCAGTTCGGCGGGCAAACACCTCTGAAGCTTGCTGCCGGCCTGGAAGCGGCGGGCGTTCCGATTTTGGGAACAAGTCCGGATGCGATTGATCTGGCCGAAGACCGCGAACGTTTTCAACAACTCCTCCATAAATTGGGGCTGGTCCAGCCTGAAAATGGGATTGCACGCTCAGTTGAAGAAGCGTTTGAAGCAGCCCATAAAATTGGTTATCCCGTTGTTGTCCGTCCCTCCTATGTTCTTGGTGGCCGTGCGATGGAAATCGTTCGCAGTGATGACGCCTTGAACCGCTATATGACAGAAGCTGTTCAGGTGTCTGGCGAAAATCCAGTTTTGATTGACGGCTATCTTCAGAACGCCATTGAAGTTGACGTTGATTGCCTCTGTGACGGCAAAGACGTGTATGTTGCCGGCATTATGGAACATATCGAAGAAGCGGGCATTCACTCCGGTGATAGTGCCTGTGCCCTACCGCCCTACACATTGAGCGAAGACACAATCGCTGAAATTCGCAAACAATCTGAATCGCTGGCGATTGCCCTCAACGTTGTCGGACTGATGAATGTTCAGTTTGCGGTTAAAGAAGGCACCGTCTACATCCTGGAGGTCAATCCAAGAGCAAGCCGGACAGTTCCCTTCGTTGCAAAAAGCATCAACTATCCGATTGCTAAAATTGCTGCACGGATCATGGCTGGCGAAACACTTGCATCCTTCAACCTTGAAGAAAAAACGCTTGATCATGTTACGGTCAAGGAAGCGGTATTCCCGTTCGCACGGTTCCCGGGCGTTGACGTTATTCTCGGACCGGAGATGCGTTCTACAGGTGAAGTCATGGGCATAGACAAAGACTTTGCCTCTGCTTTCCTGAAATCACAGATGGCCGCAGGGGTCGTTTTGCCAACGTCGGGCAATGTATTCATTTCAGTGAAAGATCTGGATAAACCATTGGTCAAAGATGTCGCCTTAAAACTTGTAGAACTGGGCTTCAGTCTTGTCTCAACAGCTGGTACTGCCGCCTATTTCGAAGAAAACGGAATAGACGTCTCTCGCATCAATAAAGTGATGGAAGGGCGCCCCAACATTGTTGATTTCATGAAAAATGGAGAAATCGCAATGGTTATTAATACAACTGAGGGTGTACAGGCTCTAAAAGACAGTTATGATATTCGCCACACAGCCCTTGTAATGAAGACGCCATACTCGACGACGATCGCTGGCGCCAGAGCATCTGCAATGGCAATTGAGAAAATTAAGTCGGGAACACTTGAAGTCAATCCACTTCAATCCTATTCTTAA
- the greA gene encoding transcription elongation factor GreA, translated as MERLPMTAAGFDRLEAELKNLKSNSRPAVIQAIATAREHGDLSENAEYHAAKEQQSHIEGRIAELEDKLGRSEVIDVAAITGGQIKFGATVLIVDEDTDEETTYQIVGEDESNIEEGRLSIRAPLARALINKEQGDSVEVTTPGGSKAYEILEVKYV; from the coding sequence ATGGAAAGATTACCTATGACTGCAGCTGGTTTCGACCGGCTGGAAGCAGAACTGAAAAACCTTAAGTCCAACTCACGCCCAGCTGTTATTCAGGCGATTGCCACAGCACGCGAGCATGGTGACCTTTCGGAAAATGCAGAATATCATGCTGCAAAAGAACAACAGTCTCACATCGAGGGTCGCATCGCGGAACTGGAAGACAAGCTTGGACGGTCGGAAGTTATCGACGTTGCCGCCATTACGGGTGGCCAAATCAAGTTTGGTGCGACCGTTCTGATTGTTGATGAAGACACCGATGAAGAAACGACCTATCAGATCGTTGGTGAGGATGAGAGCAACATTGAAGAAGGTCGCCTCTCCATTCGGGCGCCTCTTGCACGCGCATTGATCAATAAAGAGCAGGGCGACAGTGTTGAAGTCACAACACCTGGCGGCTCAAAAGCTTACGAGATTCTTGAAGTCAAATATGTCTAA